The following are encoded together in the Streptomyces sp. NBC_00341 genome:
- a CDS encoding transglycosylase SLT domain-containing protein has product MSRISVRGFAVASATAVTTVGAVVGVAAGSTPAVDDNNFEATAADTTLLADIPAGQQAQVQTASLTQQADAQASAADATAKKSAEESARIQAAKDAKSKKQAAEDKLEKERQEKERQEKEDRASRSEVRSASTFAVQGSYSVAEIQAMARQIVPGDQFQCFSNIVNHESTWNYRATNPSSGAYGLVQAYPGSKMASAGADWQTNPATQIKWGLSYMNGRYGSPCGAWSFWLEHQSY; this is encoded by the coding sequence GTGAGCCGGATCTCGGTCCGGGGGTTCGCCGTGGCATCTGCCACAGCGGTAACCACCGTAGGCGCCGTAGTGGGCGTTGCAGCGGGCAGTACCCCCGCTGTCGACGACAACAACTTCGAGGCCACCGCAGCCGACACCACGCTGCTCGCAGACATCCCCGCGGGCCAGCAGGCCCAGGTGCAGACCGCTTCCCTGACGCAGCAGGCCGACGCCCAGGCGTCCGCGGCCGACGCGACGGCGAAGAAGTCCGCGGAGGAATCGGCCCGTATCCAGGCCGCCAAGGACGCCAAGAGCAAGAAGCAGGCGGCCGAGGACAAGCTGGAGAAGGAGCGCCAGGAGAAGGAGCGCCAGGAGAAGGAGGACCGCGCCAGCCGGTCCGAGGTCCGCAGCGCCAGCACGTTCGCTGTCCAGGGCTCCTACTCCGTGGCCGAGATCCAGGCGATGGCGCGGCAGATCGTGCCCGGCGACCAGTTCCAGTGCTTCAGCAACATCGTGAACCACGAGTCGACCTGGAACTACCGGGCGACCAACCCGTCCTCCGGCGCCTACGGGCTCGTCCAGGCGTACCCCGGTTCGAAGATGGCGTCCGCCGGTGCCGACTGGCAGACCAACCCGGCCACGCAGATCAAGTGGGGCCTCAGCTACATGAACGGCCGCTACGGCAGCCCGTGCGGTGCCTGGTCCTTCTGGCTGGAGCACCAGTCGTACTAG
- a CDS encoding isoprenyl transferase — MNLRDLVYGLYARRVEARLDHAQVPKHIGVILDGNRRWAKASGGTAAEGHQAGADKIKELLGWCSETDVEVVTLWMLSTDNFDRPESELIPLLGIIENTVRDLVADGRWRVHHVGTLDLLPAHTQTVLKEAEQATIGVDGILVNVAVGYGGRQEIADAVRSLLLDHSAKGTSFEDLAEIVSTDLISEHLYTRGQPDPDLVIRTSGEQRLSGFMLWQSAHSEYYFCEVFWPAFRRVDFLRALRDYAARHRRYGG, encoded by the coding sequence GTGAACTTGCGCGACCTGGTGTACGGGCTCTACGCCCGCCGGGTGGAGGCCCGCCTCGATCACGCCCAGGTGCCCAAGCACATCGGGGTCATCCTCGACGGGAACCGGCGCTGGGCGAAGGCCTCCGGCGGCACGGCCGCCGAGGGCCACCAGGCGGGTGCGGACAAGATCAAGGAGCTCCTCGGCTGGTGCAGCGAGACCGACGTCGAGGTCGTCACGCTCTGGATGCTCTCCACGGACAACTTCGACCGGCCCGAGTCCGAGCTCATCCCGCTCCTCGGCATCATCGAGAACACCGTGCGCGACCTCGTCGCGGACGGCCGCTGGCGCGTCCACCACGTCGGCACCCTCGACCTGCTGCCCGCACACACCCAGACGGTCCTCAAGGAGGCCGAACAGGCCACGATCGGGGTCGACGGAATACTGGTCAACGTCGCCGTCGGCTACGGAGGCCGGCAGGAGATCGCGGACGCGGTGCGCTCGCTGCTCCTCGACCACTCCGCCAAGGGCACGTCCTTCGAGGACCTGGCGGAGATCGTCTCCACCGACCTGATCTCCGAGCACCTCTACACCCGGGGCCAACCCGACCCGGACCTGGTGATCCGGACCAGCGGGGAACAGCGCCTGTCGGGCTTCATGCTCTGGCAGAGCGCCCATTCGGAGTACTACTTCTGCGAGGTCTTCTGGCCGGCCTTCCGCCGGGTCGACTTCCTGCGCGCCCTGCGTGACTACGCGGCCCGCCACCGCCGCTACGGGGGCTGA
- a CDS encoding alkyl hydroperoxide reductase, which produces MALDELKAAVPDFAKDLKLNLGSVIGNSELPQQQLWGTVLACAIASRSPKVLRELEPEAKANLSAEAYTAAKSAAAIMAMNNVFYRTRHLLSDPEYGNLRAGLRMNVIGNPGVEKVDFELWSLAVSAINGCGQCLDSHEQVLRKAGVDRETIQEAVKIASVIQAVGVTLEAEAVLAE; this is translated from the coding sequence ATGGCACTCGACGAACTGAAGGCCGCCGTTCCGGACTTCGCCAAGGACCTGAAGCTGAACCTCGGTTCGGTCATCGGGAACAGCGAACTGCCGCAGCAGCAGCTCTGGGGCACCGTCCTCGCCTGCGCGATCGCCTCGCGCTCGCCGAAGGTGCTGCGTGAGCTGGAGCCGGAGGCGAAGGCCAACCTCTCCGCGGAGGCGTACACCGCCGCGAAGTCGGCCGCCGCCATCATGGCGATGAACAACGTCTTCTACCGGACCCGGCACCTGCTGTCGGACCCCGAGTACGGGAACCTCCGTGCGGGCCTGCGGATGAACGTGATCGGCAACCCGGGCGTGGAGAAGGTCGACTTCGAGCTGTGGTCGCTCGCCGTCTCCGCGATCAACGGCTGCGGCCAGTGCCTGGACTCCCACGAGCAGGTGCTGCGCAAGGCCGGCGTGGACCGTGAGACCATTCAGGAAGCCGTCAAGATCGCCTCGGTGATCCAGGCGGTCGGCGTGACCCTCGAAGCCGAGGCCGTCCTCGCCGAGTAA
- the mgrA gene encoding L-glyceraldehyde 3-phosphate reductase, producing MTESSSYYRAAGTRYDSMEYRRTGRSGLKLPAVSLGLWHNFGDDRALDSQRAILRRAFDLGVTHFDLANNYGPPPGSAELNFGKLFRQDFAPYRDELVISTKAGYDMHPGPYGEWGSRKYLLSSLDASLKRMGLDYVDIFYSHRFDPDTPLEETMGALASAVRQGKALYVGVSSYNSEQTAEAARLLREMGVPALIHQPSYSMINRWTEEDGLLDTLEAAGMGCISFVPLAQGLLTNKYLKGIPEGSRATQGKSLNPDLLSDEVVRRLNGLNDIARGRGQSLAQLALNWVLRDSRMTSALIGASSVRQLEENVAALAGPALTAAELKEIDTFAVDTAGTNIWAGRG from the coding sequence GTGACTGAATCCTCTTCCTATTACCGGGCCGCCGGCACGCGCTACGACTCCATGGAGTACCGGCGCACCGGCCGCAGCGGCCTCAAGCTCCCGGCCGTCTCGCTCGGCCTCTGGCACAACTTCGGCGACGACCGCGCGCTGGACTCGCAGCGGGCCATCCTGCGCCGCGCGTTCGACCTCGGGGTGACCCACTTCGACCTGGCCAACAACTACGGCCCGCCGCCCGGCTCCGCCGAGCTCAATTTCGGGAAGCTCTTCCGGCAGGACTTCGCCCCTTACCGCGACGAGCTGGTGATCTCCACCAAGGCCGGGTACGACATGCACCCCGGCCCCTACGGCGAGTGGGGCTCGCGCAAGTACCTGCTGTCCTCGCTCGACGCCTCGCTGAAGCGGATGGGCCTCGACTACGTCGACATCTTCTACTCGCACCGCTTCGACCCGGACACCCCGCTGGAGGAGACGATGGGGGCCCTGGCCTCCGCCGTGCGACAGGGCAAGGCGCTGTACGTCGGGGTGTCCTCGTACAACTCCGAGCAGACCGCGGAGGCGGCCCGGCTGCTCAGGGAGATGGGCGTCCCGGCCCTGATCCACCAGCCGTCCTACTCGATGATCAACCGCTGGACGGAGGAGGACGGGCTGCTGGACACGCTGGAGGCGGCCGGTATGGGCTGCATCTCCTTCGTGCCGCTCGCCCAGGGGCTGCTGACCAACAAGTACCTGAAGGGCATCCCGGAGGGTTCGCGCGCCACCCAGGGCAAGTCCCTCAACCCGGATCTGCTCTCGGACGAGGTGGTGCGCCGGCTCAACGGGCTGAACGACATCGCGCGGGGCCGCGGCCAGTCGCTGGCCCAGCTGGCCCTCAACTGGGTGCTGCGCGACAGCCGCATGACGTCGGCTCTGATCGGCGCGTCGAGCGTGCGGCAGCTGGAGGAGAACGTCGCGGCGCTGGCCGGTCCGGCTCTGACCGCGGCTGAGCTGAAGGAGATCGACACCTTCGCCGTGGACACCGCCGGTACGAACATCTGGGCCGGACGGGGCTGA
- a CDS encoding recombinase family protein: MGAYARASEDKALRANAADWRETGEQVAQQFRDMDELAPMLGVTITRRYNDNNTPASDPRIVRNGFESMLVDLENGTIRGILFYHSDRLVRQEYDAARLNRLFQLNPQYLGRAVVGGTDLSAQEGRSMLTIQATMGGMEVYSTKRRVARKNKGLAERGHMHGAPRPFGWAEDRQTLHDTEAEVLRQAIIAIPSGLTVGEIRKQWIELGYTPTRNKKKSGTQSLQHSTVESRLVSPRVCGYRTYLPQAERSGAKRPWMPDFVVYEAGKPVMGDWEAVVSPEEWQACVATIEERKQARKEVRAVHTTSAKYLLSGIARCGKCSFPLMSNQYAKGTTSYERYGYRYACLTTLGGCGGVTRVGPLMDDLVEKAFLLEVRRSLGMAAKDEDVDETEHDVRLAEIGQEIEEVNERRRAKRISMGTALDMIEELEAERDELNRQRRKLFAVRVRRQNASSSLLEGWKECTISQKKTWLRESVRAVMVHPAGRGKKFDPSLIEVVWAEDEQ; encoded by the coding sequence GTGGGCGCATACGCACGCGCATCCGAGGACAAGGCACTCAGGGCGAATGCTGCCGACTGGCGTGAGACCGGCGAACAGGTCGCTCAGCAGTTCAGAGACATGGATGAACTGGCACCCATGCTGGGGGTCACCATCACGCGTCGCTACAACGACAACAACACTCCGGCCAGCGACCCCCGCATCGTTCGCAATGGCTTTGAATCGATGCTGGTAGACCTTGAGAACGGAACGATCCGAGGCATCCTCTTCTACCACTCCGACCGACTGGTCCGGCAGGAATACGATGCGGCCCGCTTGAACCGGCTCTTCCAGCTGAATCCCCAGTACCTGGGTCGGGCTGTCGTGGGTGGCACAGATCTATCCGCTCAAGAGGGCCGGTCGATGCTCACCATCCAGGCAACGATGGGCGGCATGGAGGTGTACAGCACCAAGCGCCGAGTCGCCCGAAAGAACAAGGGCTTGGCCGAGCGCGGCCACATGCACGGGGCCCCGCGGCCTTTCGGATGGGCCGAAGATCGCCAGACCCTCCATGACACGGAAGCCGAAGTGCTTCGCCAGGCAATCATCGCGATTCCCAGCGGCCTCACGGTCGGCGAAATCCGCAAGCAGTGGATCGAGCTGGGGTACACGCCCACGCGCAACAAGAAGAAGAGCGGGACACAGAGCCTCCAGCACAGCACTGTCGAGTCCCGTCTCGTAAGCCCGCGCGTCTGCGGCTACAGGACGTATCTGCCCCAGGCGGAGCGCAGTGGCGCCAAGAGGCCGTGGATGCCGGACTTCGTTGTCTACGAGGCCGGCAAGCCGGTAATGGGTGACTGGGAGGCCGTCGTCTCTCCCGAGGAGTGGCAAGCCTGCGTCGCCACCATCGAGGAGCGGAAGCAGGCCAGGAAGGAAGTCCGGGCGGTACACACCACCTCGGCCAAGTACCTCCTGTCCGGGATCGCCCGGTGCGGAAAGTGCAGCTTCCCGTTGATGTCCAACCAGTACGCGAAGGGGACCACTTCCTACGAGCGCTACGGCTATCGGTATGCCTGCCTCACCACCCTCGGCGGGTGCGGCGGTGTCACCCGAGTCGGCCCTCTCATGGACGACCTGGTCGAGAAGGCCTTCCTCCTGGAGGTCCGCCGAAGTCTTGGCATGGCTGCCAAGGACGAGGACGTCGACGAGACCGAGCACGATGTCCGGCTCGCTGAGATCGGCCAGGAGATCGAAGAGGTCAACGAGCGCCGCAGGGCGAAGCGCATCAGCATGGGGACGGCACTCGACATGATCGAGGAGCTTGAGGCCGAGCGCGATGAGCTGAACCGGCAGCGTCGCAAACTGTTCGCTGTCAGAGTCCGCAGGCAAAATGCTTCCTCCTCCCTCCTGGAAGGGTGGAAGGAGTGCACGATCTCGCAGAAGAAGACCTGGCTCCGCGAGTCGGTCCGGGCCGTGATGGTCCACCCCGCGGGTCGTGGGAAGAAGTTCGACCCGTCGCTGATCGAGGTCGTCTGGGCCGAAGACGAGCAGTGA
- a CDS encoding AI-2E family transporter, producing MSKLPGWLGQLGAELTKIGERLEERRVEADDEDDKAAHHASSATTGAEPGSGADKGAAEHVPPPPAYAPDVAARPDPVAAIPWGMRVAAEAGWRLLVLAGTLWVLMRVISAVQLVVLAFAAALLVTAMLQPTVERLRRAGLPRGLATAGTAVLGFVIMGLVGWFVVWQVMDNLDSLSDQVQAGIADLKNWLLDSPFHVTDKQINDVAKNLSDTVGTNTEAITSAGLQGVTVMVEFLTGMLLAMFSTLFLLYDGKRIWLWVLKLVPAQARPGVAGAGPRAWRTLTAYVRGTVIVALIDAIFIGLGIYFLNVPLAVPLAVFIFLFAFIPLVGAVVSGALAVVVALVTQGVFTALLVLAVVLAVQQIEGHILQPFILGRAVRVHPLAVVLSVAAGGMIAGIGGAVVAVPLVAVTNTVVGYLRAYGQEEARRHSPPPHGATALDTAPTPAPGSPPAETDDGSEEEPVADRPKEV from the coding sequence ATGTCAAAACTGCCGGGATGGCTCGGACAGCTGGGGGCTGAACTCACCAAGATCGGTGAGCGCCTGGAGGAACGCCGCGTCGAGGCCGACGACGAGGACGACAAGGCCGCGCACCACGCCTCGTCGGCTACCACCGGTGCGGAACCCGGGAGCGGGGCCGACAAGGGCGCCGCGGAGCATGTGCCCCCGCCGCCCGCGTACGCCCCCGACGTCGCCGCGCGCCCCGATCCGGTCGCGGCGATCCCCTGGGGGATGCGGGTGGCGGCCGAGGCGGGCTGGCGGCTGCTGGTCCTCGCGGGCACCCTGTGGGTGCTCATGCGGGTCATCAGCGCGGTGCAGCTGGTGGTGCTGGCGTTCGCCGCCGCGCTGCTCGTCACCGCGATGCTCCAGCCGACGGTGGAGCGGCTGAGGCGGGCCGGGCTGCCGCGCGGGCTGGCCACGGCGGGCACCGCGGTCCTGGGCTTCGTGATCATGGGCCTGGTCGGCTGGTTCGTGGTGTGGCAGGTGATGGACAACCTGGACTCGCTGTCCGACCAGGTCCAGGCCGGTATCGCGGACCTGAAGAACTGGCTGCTGGACAGCCCGTTCCACGTCACCGACAAGCAGATCAACGACGTCGCGAAGAACCTCAGCGACACCGTCGGCACGAACACCGAGGCGATCACCTCGGCCGGACTCCAGGGCGTCACCGTGATGGTGGAGTTCCTCACCGGGATGCTGCTGGCGATGTTCTCCACGCTCTTCCTGCTGTACGACGGCAAGCGCATCTGGCTCTGGGTGCTGAAGCTCGTGCCCGCGCAGGCGCGGCCGGGTGTCGCCGGAGCGGGCCCGCGCGCCTGGCGCACGCTGACCGCCTATGTGCGGGGCACGGTCATCGTCGCGCTGATCGACGCGATCTTCATCGGCCTCGGGATCTACTTCCTCAATGTGCCGCTGGCCGTACCGCTGGCCGTCTTCATCTTCCTGTTCGCCTTCATCCCGCTCGTCGGGGCGGTGGTCTCCGGGGCGCTGGCGGTGGTCGTCGCGCTCGTCACCCAAGGCGTGTTCACGGCACTGCTGGTGCTGGCCGTGGTCCTCGCGGTCCAGCAGATCGAGGGCCACATCCTGCAGCCGTTCATCCTGGGCCGCGCGGTGCGCGTGCACCCGCTGGCGGTGGTGCTCTCGGTCGCCGCGGGCGGCATGATCGCGGGCATCGGGGGCGCCGTCGTCGCGGTGCCTCTGGTCGCGGTGACCAACACGGTGGTCGGCTATCTGCGGGCGTACGGGCAGGAGGAGGCCCGCCGCCACTCGCCGCCGCCGCACGGTGCGACCGCCCTGGACACCGCGCCGACCCCGGCCCCCGGATCGCCGCCGGCGGAGACCGACGACGGCAGCGAGGAGGAGCCGGTGGCGGACCGGCCGAAGGAAGTCTGA
- a CDS encoding peroxiredoxin yields the protein MLTVGDQFPQFELTACVSLEKGKEFETITHKTYEGWKVIFAWPKDFTFVCPTEIAAFGKLNEEFADRDAQILGFSGDSEFVHHAWRKDHPDLTDLPFPMLADSKHELMRDLGIEGEDGFAQRAVFIVDQNNEIQFTMVTAGSVGRNPKEVLRVLDALQTDELCPCNWTKGENTLDPVALLSGE from the coding sequence ATGCTCACTGTCGGTGACCAGTTTCCCCAGTTCGAACTGACTGCTTGCGTTTCCCTTGAGAAGGGCAAGGAGTTCGAGACCATCACCCACAAGACGTATGAGGGTTGGAAAGTGATCTTCGCGTGGCCGAAGGACTTCACGTTCGTCTGCCCCACGGAGATCGCCGCGTTCGGCAAGCTGAACGAGGAGTTCGCCGACCGCGACGCCCAGATCCTCGGCTTCTCCGGTGACTCCGAGTTCGTGCACCACGCCTGGCGCAAGGACCACCCGGACCTCACCGACCTGCCCTTCCCGATGCTGGCCGACTCCAAGCACGAGCTCATGCGTGACCTCGGCATCGAGGGCGAGGACGGCTTCGCGCAGCGCGCCGTCTTCATCGTCGACCAGAACAACGAGATCCAGTTCACGATGGTGACCGCCGGTTCCGTGGGCCGTAACCCCAAGGAGGTCCTGCGGGTCCTCGACGCCCTGCAGACCGACGAGCTGTGCCCCTGCAACTGGACCAAGGGCGAGAACACCCTGGACCCGGTCGCGCTCCTCTCGGGCGAGTGA
- a CDS encoding PhoH family protein, whose translation MVTSTKRRMPDRRTYVLDTSVLLADPNAMSRFDEHEVVLPVVVVTELEAKRHHPELGYFARQALRLLDDFRVRYGRLDAPIPLGDLGGTLRVELNHSDPGVLPAGYRLGDNDSRILAVARNLQAEGYDVTVVSKDLPLRIKASSVGLLAEEYRAELAITDAGWTGMGELSLSAEQVDLLFSEETLYVPEAADLPVHTGLVLQSERGKALGRVTPEGNVRLVRGDREAFGIHGRSAEQRIALDLLLDQDVGIVSLGGRAGTGKSALALCAGLEAVLERGQHKKVMVFRPLYAVGGQDLGYLPGSEAEKMGPWAQAVFDTLSAVAGREVIEEVLGRGMLEVLPLTHIRGRSLHDAFVIVDEAQSLERNVLLTVLSRIGANSRVVLTHDVAQRDNLRVGRYDGVVAVVEKLKGHPLFAHTTLTRSERSPIAALVTEMLEEGQI comes from the coding sequence GTGGTGACCAGCACAAAGCGCCGCATGCCCGACAGGCGCACCTATGTTCTCGACACCAGCGTCCTGCTGGCCGATCCGAACGCCATGTCCCGCTTCGACGAGCACGAAGTCGTGCTCCCGGTCGTCGTGGTCACGGAACTGGAGGCCAAACGGCACCACCCGGAGCTCGGGTACTTCGCCCGGCAGGCCCTGCGCCTGCTGGACGACTTCCGGGTCCGGTACGGCCGGCTGGATGCCCCGATCCCCCTCGGGGATCTGGGCGGGACGCTGCGCGTCGAACTCAACCATTCCGATCCCGGCGTACTGCCCGCCGGCTACCGGTTGGGGGACAACGACTCACGGATTCTCGCGGTAGCGCGCAATCTGCAGGCCGAGGGGTACGACGTCACGGTCGTCTCCAAGGACCTGCCGCTCCGGATCAAGGCCTCTTCGGTCGGCCTCCTCGCCGAGGAGTACCGCGCCGAACTCGCCATCACCGACGCCGGCTGGACGGGGATGGGCGAGCTGTCCCTCTCCGCAGAGCAGGTGGACCTCCTCTTCTCCGAGGAGACGCTGTACGTCCCGGAGGCCGCCGATCTGCCGGTCCACACCGGCCTGGTCCTCCAGTCCGAGCGCGGCAAGGCGCTCGGCCGGGTGACACCGGAGGGCAACGTCCGGCTCGTCCGGGGCGACCGGGAGGCCTTCGGCATCCACGGCCGCAGCGCCGAACAGCGCATCGCGCTGGATCTGCTGCTGGACCAGGACGTCGGCATCGTCTCGCTCGGCGGCCGGGCCGGCACCGGCAAGTCCGCACTGGCGCTCTGCGCCGGTCTGGAGGCCGTGCTGGAGCGGGGACAGCACAAGAAGGTGATGGTCTTCCGCCCGCTGTACGCGGTCGGCGGGCAGGACCTCGGCTATCTGCCCGGTTCCGAGGCCGAGAAGATGGGTCCCTGGGCACAGGCCGTCTTCGACACGCTCTCGGCGGTCGCCGGGCGCGAGGTCATCGAGGAGGTCCTGGGACGCGGGATGCTGGAGGTGCTGCCGCTCACCCACATCCGCGGCCGGTCCCTCCACGACGCCTTCGTGATCGTCGACGAGGCCCAGTCCCTCGAACGGAACGTCCTGCTGACCGTGTTGTCCAGGATCGGGGCGAACTCGCGGGTGGTGCTCACGCATGACGTGGCCCAGCGGGACAACCTCCGGGTCGGCCGGTACGACGGAGTGGTCGCCGTGGTCGAGAAGCTGAAGGGCCATCCGCTCTTCGCGCACACCACGCTCACCCGGTCCGAGCGATCGCCGATCGCCGCGCTGGTGACCGAAATGCTGGAGGAAGGCCAGATCTGA